In a single window of the Diospyros lotus cultivar Yz01 chromosome 10, ASM1463336v1, whole genome shotgun sequence genome:
- the LOC127811664 gene encoding uncharacterized protein LOC127811664 translates to MGDEREPLVDRKKAYSRCASHAHDELHSFRTWLRWMCVDQSTTWTACLSWIVFFIFAIAVPCLSHFFLACADCDARHARPYDGVVQLSLSAVATLSFVCLSSFVRKYGLRRFLFLDKLVDHSETVRKGYTGQLSRSLKILFFFVMPCFAAESAYKIWWYASGASRIPFLGNVYVSDTVACVLELCSWLYRTVVFFLVCVLFRLICYLQILRFQDFAVVFQTESDVESVLAEHLRIRRYLRIISHRYRVFILWALIFVTISQFASLLMTTRSTAEVNIYKAGELALCSVSLLTGLMILLRSATRITHKAQSVTSLAAKWHVYATVESFDSTGDTETPVAHAVANQVFPVTPDAPSSDGEDVSDEEDELDNTKLVRAYAYSTISFQKRQALVTYFENNRAGITIYGFMLDRASLNTIFGIEMSLVLWLLGKTIVSL, encoded by the exons ATGGGAGACGAGAGGGAGCCGTTGGTCGACCGGAAGAAGGCGTACTCGAGGTGTGCGTCGCACGCTCACGACGAGCTTCACTCGTTCCGGACGTGGCTCCGGTGGATGTGCGTGGACCAGTCGACGACGTGGACGGCGTGCCTCTCGTGGATCGTCTTCTTCATCTTCGCGATCGCCGTGCCCTGCCTCTCGCACTTCTTCCTCGCCTGCGCCGACTGCGACGCCCGCCACGCCCGCCCCTACGACGGCGTCGTCCAGCTCTCCCTCTCCGCCGTGGCCACCCTGTCCTTCGTCTGCCTCTCCAGCTTCGTCCGCAAGTACGGCCTCCGCCGCTTCTTGTTCTTGGACAAGCTCGTGGACCACAGCGAGACCGTCCGCAAGGGATACACCGGCCAGCTCAGT AGGTCACTTAAgattctcttcttcttcgtgaTGCCATGTTTCGCTGCGGAGAGTGCCTACAAGATATGGTGGTATGCCTCCGGCGCCAGCCGGATTCCCTTCTTGGGAAATGTTTACGTCAGTGACACAGTGGCATGCGTCCTGGAGCTCTGCTCGTGGCTCTACCGCACCGTCGTCTTCTTCCTGGTCTGCGTTCTCTTCCGCTTGATCTGTTACCTTCAGATCCTGCGCTTTCAGGACTTCGCTGTCGTGTTCCAGACCGAATCCGACGTCGAGTCGGTGCTGGCCGAGCACCTCCGAATCCGACGGTATCTACGAATCATCAGCCACCGCTACCGCGTGTTCATTCTCTGGGCCCTCATCTTCGTCACCATCAGCCAGTTCGCTTCGCTTCTCATGACCACTCGATCCACCGCCGAGGTCAACATTTACAAGGCCGGCGAACTTGCG CTTTGCTCGGTGAGCCTTTTAACGGGGCTGATGATTTTGCTGCGGAGTGCTACAAGGATCACGCACAAGGCCCAGTCAGTAACTAGCCTAGCTGCCAAATGGCACGTGTACGCCACGGTAGAGTCGTTCGACAGTACGGGCGACACTGAGACTCCAGTGGCCCACGCTGTGGCTAACCAGGTTTTTCCGGTGACCCCCGATGCCCCCTCATCCGACGGTGAAGATGTCAGCGATGAAGAGGACGAACTCGACAACACCAAATTGGTGCGGGCTTACGCTTATAGCACCATCTCCTTTCAGAAACGACAAGCTCTAg TGACGTACTTCGAGAACAACAGAGCGGGGATCACAATATACGGGTTTATGCTGGACAGAGCATCACTAAACACCATATTCGGGATAGAGATGTCTCTGGTGCTCTGGTTGCTGGGCAAGACCATCGTCAGTCTCTAA
- the LOC127811663 gene encoding EH domain-containing protein 1 gives MEIDSSPIGKCSKEHEKIYQEWFNFADSDSDGRITGNDAIKFFAMSNLPKHDLKQIWAIADSKRQGFLGFKEFIAAMQLVSLTQSGHVLTNEILHGDVDLENLNPPTMEGLDALLAKKKHTPKSSEAELNGSSVLQQSPSAQWFTSLKSAKKVPLSSVTSIVDGLKKLYVQKLKPLEVTYHFNDFVSPLLTNSDFDAKPMVMLLGQYSTGKTTFIQHLLKSSYPGAHIGPEPTTDRFVVVMNGPDERSIPGNTIAVQADMPFSGLTTFGTAFLSKFECSQMPHPLLEHISLVDTPGVLSGEKQRTQRSYDFTGVTSWFAAKCDLILLLFDPHKLDISDEFRRVIYSLRGHDDKIRVVLNKADQIDTQQLMRVYGALMWSLGKVLNTPEVVRVYIGSFNDKPVNEAAVGPIGKDLFEKEQDDLLSDLKDIPKKACDSRINEFVKRARAAKIHAYIISHLKKEMPAMIGKAKTQQRLIDNLADEFVKVQREFHLPAGDFPNIEQFKETLNGYNIDKFEKLKPKMIQAVDDMLGYDIPELLKSFRNPYD, from the exons ATGGAAATAGATTCGTCTCCGATTGGTAAATGCTCCAAGGAGCACGAGAAGATCTACCAGGAATGGTTCAACTTCGCTGATTCAG ATTCCGACGGGCGCATTACGGGAAACGACGCCATCAAGTTCTTTGCTATGTCCAACTTGCCTAAACATGATCTCAAGCAG ATATGGGCAATTGCAGATTCCAAACGACAAGGTTTTCTTGGTTTTAAAGAGTTCATTGCAGCCATGCAG TTAGTTTCTTTGACTCAAAGTGGACATGTGCTGACTAATGAAATCTTACATGGCGATG TTGACTTGGAAAATTTAAATCCCCCAACTATGGAAGGTTTGGATGCATTACTTGCT AAGAAAAAGCATACACCCAAGTCAAGCGAGGCTGAACTAAATG GTAGTTCTGTATTGCAACAATCTCCATCAGCTCAATGGTTTACTTCTTTGAAGTCTGCAAAGAAG GTACCGTTGTCCTCTGTGACATCAATTGTTGATGGCTTGAAGAAGTTGTATGTACAGAAATTGAAGCCATTGGAGGTTACATATCATTTCAATGATTTTGTGTCCCCTTTACTG ACAAACAGTGATTTTGATGCCAAACCTATGGTTATGCTGCTGGGTCAATACTCCACTGGGAAAACAACATTTATTCAACATTTACTTAAGAGTAGTTACCCAG GAGCTCATATTGGACCTGAGCCTACGACAGATCGATTTGTCGTTGTCATg AATGGACCTGATGAAAGAAGTATTCCAGGGAATACTATTGCTGTTCAAGCAGATATGCCATTCAGTGGTCTGACAACTTTTGGAACTGCATTTCTGTCAAAATTTGAGTGTTCCCAGATGCCACACcca CTGCTGGAGCACATCTCATTGGTTGATACTCCTGGAGTTTTATCCGGTGAGAAGCAACGGACACAGAGGAGCTATGATTTTACTGGTGTGACATCTTGGTTTGCTGCAAAGTGCGACCTCATTCTACTTCTTTTTGATCCACATAAACTTGATATCAGTGATGAATTCAGACGTGTGATTTATTCTTTACGGGGTCATGATGACAAGATCCGTGTAGTTTTGAACAAGGCAGATCAAATTGATACTCAACAA CTGATGAGGGTCTATGGAGCACTGATGTGGTCACTTGGGAAAGTACTCAATACTCCTGAGGTTGTGCGTGTTTATATTGG CTCATTCAATGACAAACCTGTAAATGAGGCTGCTGTGGGTCCAATTGGCAAAGACCTTTTCGAGAAAGAACAGGATGATCTTCTGTCGGATCTGAAGGACATACCAAAGAAGGCCTGTGATTCTCGT ATCAATGAATTTGTGAAACGGGCTAGAGCTGCCAAGATCCATGCTTACATCATCAGTCATCTCAAGAAAGAGATGCCTGCCATGATTGGCAAAGCTAAAACTCAACAGAGACTCATTGATAATTTAGCAGATGAGTTTGTAAAG GTCCAAAGGGAGTTCCATTTACCGGCGGGAGACTTCCCGAACATCGAGCAATTCAAGGAGACCTTGAACGGCTACAACATCGACAAGTTTGAGAAGCTGAAGCCTAAAATGATACAAGctgttgatgatatgctgggTTATGACATCCCAGAACTACTGAAGAGTTTCCGAAATCCCTACGACTAA
- the LOC127812335 gene encoding upstream activation factor subunit UAF30, which produces MLSQRMKKTIAENPKKLANLIDLVNLPSTLKEFLGQSQASRLGCFIHVWTYIKANNLQDPNNKNVVNCDEKLRSILLGKPQVELVELPTLIKLHFPKEPK; this is translated from the exons ATGCTGTCACAGCGGATGAAGAAGACCATTGCTGAGAACCCAAAGAAACTCGCCAATTTGATTGACCTTGTAAATCTTCCCTCAACACTTAAAGAATTTTTGGGCCAATCTCAGGCTTCTCGTCTAGGCTGTTTTATTCACGTCTGGACGTATATCAAGGCCAACAATCtccag GACCCGAATAACAAGAATGTGGTGAACTGCGATGAAAAGTTGAGGAGTATTCTATTGGGTAAGCCTCAAGTTGAGCTCGTTGAACTTCCAACCTTGATCAAGCTGCATTTCCCGAAAGAGCCCAAATGA
- the LOC127810849 gene encoding grpE protein homolog 2, mitochondrial-like has protein sequence MSFYRISSRLSRALFAQHRNSLIISTRQHQNQHQTFQTLCSQFHSFPESQNKVVAGQVFQLNSLALFTSASQQRFGFSSSASPESRETETVQSGNGMSAGNSSSASSKTNGDAKIPEQQEASSSENTKVADQKDESDEEEELSMEDLVKLVAEKEELLKVKNKEIEKMQDKVLRSYAEMENVMERTRRESENSKKFAIQNFAKSLLDVADNLGRASSVVKVSFSKIDGSKDTAGAVPLLKTLLEGVEMTEKQLSEVFKKFGVEKYDPTNEQFDPNRHNAVFQVPDASKPPGTVAIVLKAGYVLHDRVIRPAEVGVTDSPDTPETDGVGGSSSSS, from the exons ATGTCTTTCTATAGGATTTCATCTCGTCTTTCAAGGGCCCTGTTTGCTCAGCACCGAAACTCATTGATAATCTCTACTCGTCAACACCAGAACCAGCACCAGACCTTTCAAACCCTCTGCAGTCAATTTCATTCATTTCCCGAATCCCAAAATAAG GTTGTTGCTGGCCAAGTGTTTCAATTGAATAGTTTAGCCCTCTTCACATCTGCTTCTCAACAACGATTTGGATTTTCATCATCTGCCTCTCCTGAAAGTAGAGAAACAGAGACTGTGCAGTCTGGAAATGGAATGTCTGCGGGAAACAGCAGCAGTGCCTCTTCAAAAACCAATGGAGATGCCAAAATCCCTGAGCAACAAGAGGCTTCTAGTTCTGAAAATACAAAAGTTGCTGATCAGAAAGATGAATCAG ATGAGGAGGAAGAGCTTTCCATGGAGGATCTGGTGAAACTTGTGGCAGAGAAGGAAGAACTTCTCAAGGTGAAGAACAAAGAGATTGAGAAAATGCAAGATAAGGTTCTCCGTTCTTATGCAGAAATGGAGAACGTGATGGAAAGAACAAGACGTGAGTCTGAGAACTCAAAAAAGTTTGCCATACAG AATTTTGCAAAGAGTTTATTGGATGTTGCAGATAATCTAGGTAGAGCTTCTTCTGTTGTAAAAGTCAGCTTTTCAAAGATTGATGGGTCTAAAGACACTGCAGGAGCTGTGCCCCTTCTCAAAACACTTTTGGAAGGTGTTGAAATGACTGAGAAACAGCTTTCAGAG gtaTTCAAAAAGTTTGGAGTGGAAAAGTATGATCCTACAAATGAGCAATTTGATCCGAACAGGCATAATGCAGTATTCCAAGTACCAGATGCTTCTAAACCCCCTGGCACTGTTGCAATTGTTTTGAAG GCTGGATATGTGCTGCACGACCGAGTAATTCGACCAGCTGAAGTTGGCGTGACCGATTCCCCGGATACTCCAGAGACGGATGGAGTCGGaggctcctcctcctcctcctga